The region GGCTGGCTTAGGAAACCGCCGCTCTATCCGACTGAGCTACGGGCGGACCGGTGGCGCCTGACGGACGGGAAACACGCCCCCGACAGGCAAGGCCATGTTACCCGAACCACGCGCGGAAGTCACGCGTTGCCGCTCGCTCGCAGGCGCCGACGTGAGACGGGATCCGGCGCGGACGAGCAGGCTCGAACAGGCGAAAGCCCGGCCTGGCAACCCGCCGTCACGGCCCGGGCCAGAGCCGGATGCCGTCGGCAACCGCCGCTTCCCATCAGACACTCGCTCTTTGCCGCGTCGCTGAGTGGGCGAAGTAGAGAGGGATGAACGTCAGCTTCTGTCCGGGCAGTTCGCCGTAGGGCCCGGTTGAGAACACCAGTCCACCCCTGCATGTCGGGTAGTTCTCGAGCATCACGTGCAAGCTTCGAAGCCTGCCGGCCGGCCCGCTCTTGACCTCGACTCCATAGATAGAGCCGTCAACAACTGCCAGGTAATCTACCTCCGCCGTACTCCCCTTTGCCTCCCGCGCCCAGTAGTGCAGGTCCGAGGTCTGGGAGACCATCATCTCCTGACCGACGAACTGCTCGGCCATCGCGCCACGGTATACGTCGAGCAGGTCTTTCTTCGCGTACTCCTCCTCGACCTTCATGCCGCAGCGATGCTGCCAGAGACCGATATCCACCATGATGGCTTTGAACCTGGCAGCCGACTCCTTTGCGCCGAGCGGCAATCCTGACGGCGTCGCGGAGGGGACCTTGTTGACGACACGTGCTCGGCAGAGCAGATTGAAGGCCCTCTTGGCCGTCGTGTGGGCGTGCCCCTCCGCAAGGCGGGAATACCTCACTTGTTGGCCAACGTTGCGGGCAACCCCACTCAAAGTTGCGTTCAGACAGTCGGGGTCAGAGCGTGCGGCATACTTCGAGAAGTCCTCACGGAATGTGTCGCACAACTCCCGGTGGACCTCGAAGGCGTCTTGCATGGATTGGCTCTCTGCGTACGTGCCAACGGCCTCCGGCATGCCGCCGACGAAGCAGTACCGTCTGAGTTCATCGAGCAGCATCGTGTGAACCGCATCAGGCGTCTTGCTCGGCTCGCCAAGGACGACCTCAGCAGCCTTGTCCTTCCCGATAGCCCAAAGGTACTCGGCGAAGGTCATCGGGTGCATCTCAAGGAACTGGACCCGCCCCACGGGGAACGATATCTCTGCCAGACCGAACTCAAGGAGGGAGCCTGCGGCGACGACATGGAGCTCAGGCAGTTCCTCGAAGAAGTACCGGAGGGCCGTGATGGCACGAGGGCAGCTTTGGATCTCGTCAAAGAACAGGAGCGTCTCGCCTGGCGCTATCTTGCTGTTGGTCAGGACCTCAAGCTCGGAAACGATGGACTGGGCCGCCAGGTTCCCCTCGAACACACGGTGCCAGTCGCGGTTCCGTTCAAGGTCCACGCGTACAACCCCATCGAAGCTGTCTCTGCCGAGTCTCTCGATGGAGTAGGTCTTGCCGACCTGGCGCGCCCCGCGCACGATGAGGGGCTTGCGGCGCTCTGACTCCTTCCAACGGAGCAGTTCCTGCTCAACCATGCGCCTCATCGACGTTTCCCCACATGGACGGCTGAGCGGCCAACAGGCCAACGGCGCTCAGGATACGGGGGCATTATCGCACTGAATCGCTCAGAAAGCAAGGGTTTGCACGTAGCCACCCGCTCAGAAAGCGGGGGTTACCAGAGCGGCGGAGCAGTCCTGGGGCGTTGCTGCGGAGACATGGCACAGGTTCCGGGCAAGCCCGCATGCCAGAAGCGGCGGGCTCGGGCAGCTGTGCCTTGCCATGAAGCCGGCGTTCGCATACCATCGTCCCGGTCGGCGGGCGAGCACGGCCGACGGAACTCCCGGAACCTGCACCGCCATGGTGGGACAGCCGGGGGCCGCGGACCGGATGCCGCCCGGGAATGCCCGTGTCATTTGCTGAGGAGACGGTTGAGATGGCAGACTTCACCATAGGAGCGCAGCTCTACTCGGTCAGGCAGTTCACGAAGACCATCGAGGGCGTGCGGGAGACGCTGGAGAAGGTGGCCCGCATCGGCTATCGCTGCGTGCAGGTGTCCGGCTTCGGCCCGGTGGACATGGCCGAGGTCGCGCGGATCTGTCGGGACAACGGGCTGGACGTCGGGTCCACGCACACGGGATGGAATCGTTTCACGGATTCGCTCGACGAGCTGATCGAGGAGCATCAGGTGCTGGGCTGCCGGCATCCGGCGATCGGCGGGCTGCCGGGCGACTATCGCAGCGCCGACGGCGTGCGGCGCTTCCTGGACGAGCTGGGGCCGATCGCTGCGCGGCTGAGCGAGGTCGGCATGGACTTCTCCTACCACAACCACAACCATGAACTCGCGCGCGTAAACGGCGAGACGTGGCTGGGCATGGTCTGCCGGGAAAGCTCGCCGGACGTGCTGAAGATGGAGCTGGACACCTACTGGATCCAGGCCGGCGGCGGCGACCCGGCGGAGTGGATCCGCCGCTGTGCCGGGCGCGAGCCGGTGGTGCACTTCAAGGACATGTGCGTCACGCCCGAGCGCGAGCAGCGCTTCGCAGAGATCGGCGAGGGCAACCTGAACTGGCCGGCCATCATCGAGGCCTGCCGCCAGGGCGGCGTGGAATACGCCATGATCGAACAGGACAACTGCTACGACCGCGATCCGTTCGAGTCCCTCGGGATCAGCTACCGGAACCTCGTCGACATGGGCCTGAAGTAGGCGGCGGGTTCAGTGCCCGAAGGTGATCGTCTGAACCTCAACGCCCGGGATGGCCGCCAGCTTCGCGATCATCGCCTCGGCCCCCGGCCCTGACTCGGCCAGTTCCAGCAGGATGAGGCCGTTGGGCGAGGGCGCACCCGTCGTGTCGTGCAGCCCGAGGCGGGTTCTGACGATCGCCCCGTACTCGGTCAGGATGCCCTGGACCTCCCCCGCGTGTCTCGCGCGGTCGGTGACGTGTACGGCAACGATCACGTGGTCGGTCTGCTGTGCCGTCATGCCGCTCCTCCCCTCTGTGCCGAATACCGTGGGCCCAACAGGACGGTCCCGCACACCGCGAGGCCGTCGCCGGCCCGGTCGTGCTCGCCCGCAGCAGCTACTGATCCTCCCGCTCGGGCGGGTGGGCCATGTCGACGGGGAACGGAACGTCCACGGACCGGATGTGAACGTCATGCTGCGGGAAGGCGATCTCAATGCCCTCCTTGCGGAACGCGTCGTCGATCGCCATGTTCATGCGATGCCAGACGGCGCCGTAGACCTCCATGCTCGGGATGAACAGGCGGAGTTCGAAGTCCAGTGCGCTGTCGACGAAGCCCCGGAAGACGACTGCGGGCGCCGGGTCCTCCATCACGTCCGGATCCTCGCGGGCGAGACGCAGGAGCGTCTGCTCCGCCAGTCGCGTGTCGGATCCATGGGCGATCCCGACCGGGAAATGCAGCCGGTGAGTGGTATCGGAGAGGGTCCAGTTCACCAGCCGGCCGGTGATGAACTCCTTGTTCGGAACGATCATCTCCCGGCGGTCCCAGTCCAGGATTGTGGTAGCCCGGATGCGGATGCGCGTGACCGTCCCGGTCGTGTCGCCCACGGTCACCGTGTCGCCGACCCGCATGGGCCGCTCGAAGATGATCACCAGGCCGGAGACGAAGTTGGCGAAGATCTCCTGCAGGCCGAAGCCCAGCCCGAAGGTCATGGCGGCGATCAGCCACTGGACCTTCGCCCATCCGATGCCGATGGCGCCGAACGCGACGACGACGCCGATGATCGAGATCGTGTACCTGGTGAGCGACGTGACGGCGAACCGCACGCCGCGGTCCATGCGCAGGTTCTGGAGGATGGCGATCTCGAGCAGGGCCGGGAGGTTCTTGCTCGCGATGACGGTCAGCAGAACCGCCAGGGCGGCGAACGCCACGCTGCCCAAGGTGATCGGGACCGTCTCGCCCGCCACCTCCGTGTTCCACAGGACGGCCCCTTTCAGCACGTTGAGTGCGGGAAGGACGTCGGCCCAGACGAGCCAGAGGCCGACGACCAGGGCAAACGTCACGAGGAACCGAAGGAGCTGCATCGTCTGAAGACCCAGCGAGTAGACGCTCTCCTCCTCTTCCTCCCGGGCGACCGGCACGGAGCCGTCCCGGGCTGACTCGGCCGCAGGGCCGGTCGAGTCGGCCTCCTTCTGGCGCTCCTGCTGCACGCGCTTGAGGACCAGCCGCATCCGCACGACCAGCAGCCAGCGGGAGAGCAGCCCGCCCACAAGCAGCGTGCCCAGCAGCAGCAGGATGCTGCCGTGCAGACGCCGCTGAAGCTGCTGAGCGGAGTAGTAGTAGCCGAACCCGGCCAGGGCGGCGATGGCCAGGGGCACCCCGGCGCCGACGATGAGCCAGATGGTGCGCAGCCGGTCCAGCCAGCCACCTCGCCGGCGGGCCAGCGCGGCCTGCATTACCTGCCCACCGGGCCGCAGCAGCAGTATGGAGAGGGCCGAGAGCGCCAGCAGCCCCAGCATGAAGGCCAGTCGCCCCAGGGACTGCGCCCAGACCTCGTTGCCTTGTCTCTGAAGAGCGAAGAAGACGAAGGCGAGCGACGGCGCGGCGGCAGCGAACCAGGACAGATGCCGGAACAAAACCTGCCGGGCCTCCGTGCGCATCCGGAAGTGGCGGTCGGCCAGCCCGCCCTTCTGGCACAGGGCACGCGCCGACGCGGCCACAAGGAGCATCAGCGCGGCCGAGCGGAGCCCGTACGACACGGCGTACACGAACTCGGGGAGCCCCGCGTCCGCCGCCAGGCGCCAGCTCAGGAACAGCAGGAGCGCCGGCCAGCGCGCAGCGAGCAGAAGGCTCACCAGAAGCGCCCGCAACGTCGGGGCGAACCGGGTCCGCTGTGCCCCCTGCACGGCCTCGCCCAGGGCCACCAGGCGCCTGCGCAACGGACGCCGGGAGAGCAGGAAGGCGATCAGGATCAGGACGGCGAACCCAACGGTGACCGGGTGGCGGCGAACGTCGGCGAGCAGCGCCCCGCCCACGGCTGCCCAGCCGGCCGGCGCCAGGAAGCCGCGCACGGCCTGCACCGCGTGCGGAAGCGTCGTCCCTCCCAGGGAAGGCGCGCTCTGCACCCAGAGGATGTGCTCGTCGATGTACCGCTGGTACAGCTCCGACACCCCCAACAGCGCCCGCTCACTCTTCAGCAGTTCCCCGAGCCTCGCGAAGTACGCGTCGTGGTCCCCCGTCAGAGCGTCCAGGTACTCGCGCCGGGTCTGAAGAAGCTGTCGGGCCTGGGTCTCGATCACCTCGCGGTCGGCCTCGGACAGCCCCGGATCGAGACCCGCCATGACGCCCGCAAAAACGGACTCGGGGTCCGCACGCCGCTGCTCGGCGATGTCCACCCTCGCCAGCGCGATGCGGGACATCTCCTCCTGGTGCCTGCGGATATCGCGCCGCAGCCGGCCCAGGTCCGCCAGTTCGTCGCGCTTCCTGAGCAGGAGCAGGCCGATGCCCCTCGTGAACCCTCCGGCAAGCTGGACCCGCTCCTTGATGCCGTCCAGTTCCTCCCGCAGGTCCTGAGCCTGCCGATCGATACGCTCCGACAGGCCGAGGACACGGCTGATGCCGGCAGCGGCCCCTTCCGGATCGGTGCGCTCCCGGGCCAGGCGTTCATTCTCCTCGGCCAGGGCTCTCAGGGGCGGCAGGGCGCGGGCGGCCTCCCGACGCGCCCGTGCGGCCTCTGTCGCCGCGTCGCGGATGCGCCGCTCGTTGACGATTTCGTTCCAGGCATTGCTCAGCCTCTCCAGCGCCGCCACCCTCTGCGCGGCCCGGTCGCGCTGGGTCAGAACGATCTCACGCGTCGCGTCGTAGCTGGGGATCTCTTCGGCCAGGGCCTCCAGTTCGCTCTCCAGGGCCTGTCCCCTGGCCCCGAGGCTCCGTATCCTGGCCGCCGTGAGATCGGCCGGTTCCTCGGCGGGCGCCGGCGCCGCCAACTGCCCGTTCACGTCCTCCAACTGCCCACTGACCTCGGCGATCCGATCCGGCACCAGCTTGCGACGGTCGGTACGCCGCTGCAGTTGGGCGTCGACGTCGGCCAGCGCCCGGCCGGCCGCGGCCAGATCGGCATCGACCTGCGCCGCCGCCTGCTCCAGTTGCGCCAGCGAGGCGTCGGGCGGCACCTGCGGCTCGGCCGGCACTGCAGGGACGGCGGATCCGGCCTTCAGGGCCTCCAGCCGAGCGGCGGCGCCCTCCCTCTCCTGCCGGGACTGGGATGCCCTGGCCCGATGGCGTTCGATCGCGTCCAGGTGGGTCAACGTGTCGGCGAGGACCTGCCGAAGCTGCAGGAGCGGCGCCAGTTGTCTCTGCCGGACCTCCTCCTCGATCTCAGCCCCTTCGACGTCCTTGATCCGCGCCTCGAGGGCAGCCCGCTCGGCCTCGACCTGGTCCCTCTCGAGCGCCGGGCGAGTTGCCTCGCCGGACACGTCGGCAGCCCCCGCCGCCAGGGGGCACAGGACCGCCAGAGCCAGCAGAAGCAGGACGGGCGTCTGACGGGAACGCGTCCGACTGATTTGCAGCATCGTCTCATCCCCCACGGACCACGTCCCGGCCTGTCCGGCCGGCACAACGGACCCCTCATCAGCCTAACCGCTGAGGAGCACGATTCAAGGGCGGGCGCACGGCCCCCGGGCGCGTTCGGCGCGGCGTCAGCGAAGCATCTGCAGGCTGCGCCGCACGAATGCACTGTCGGGCACGTCCTCCAGCAGGCGCTGCAGTTCGGTGCGCGCCTCGTCCGTGCGGCCGTCGGCGTAGAGGATCTGGGACAGGAAGAGGCGGCCGGCAAGATAGCGCGGGGCCTTCTCCAACGCCGCCTGAAGGGCGCTGATGGCCTCTCCGTACTGCCGGCGGCTGGCGTGGATCTTCGCCGACTGCATGTAGGCCGCCAGATGGTCCGGCCGGAGGGCGATCGCTTCGCGACACATGCGGATGCCGTCGTCGAAGCGTCCCAGGCTCGCCAGCTCATGGGCGTCCCAGCACCGGCACCGAGCCAGCAGCAGCCGGGTGCTCGGGCCGTCGGGATCCAGGGCGTAGGCCCGCTCGGCCAGGCGGCGCGCCTCGCTCCGATGCCCGTCCTCGAACAGGAGGAACCCGTGCAGGAGATGGCCGGCGACCTCGTAGTGCAGCGAGGCCCGCTCCTCGACCGCCGCCACACGGTCAGGCGTCGCGCCCAATCCTGTGAGGTACGGCAGGATGGAACGGCGCCCCTGCGCCATGGCGAAGACCACTTCCCTGACCGTGGTCTGATGGCCCCGGCGGGCCATGCGCGGGGCGGAGTACTCCAGCAGGGGGTGGTTGTCGCTGTTGACGCGCGCCTCGCGGCAGAAACGCTCCAGCGCAAACTCGTCCATCAACAGGCTGCTCAGGAGCACGTACGGGTCGCCGATGTCGACGGTCGCCAGATGCTGCTGGAGAGCGGGGTCCGAGACGCGCGCACAGAACCGCTCCAGGTCGATCCGCAGCCGCCCCGGCGTGCCGATGAGCACGGCGTGGCGGGTGGGGCTGTTGGGCACATACCAGAGCGTGGCGTGCGGGAACACCTCGCGGAAGCTGCGGGCCATCATCCGGAGGTCATCGACCGAGAGGTGCCACAGGGGCATCCAGACGGACATGATGCCGTCCTCGGCCAGCCGCTGCCGGCACAACGCGAAGAAGTCCCGGCTGTAGAGCCCGGCACAGCCGGCGACGATCGGATGGAACGCGTCGTTCGTGATCAGGTCGTAGCGGGCATCCTCGGCCAGCACGAAGGTGCGGGCATCCTGGAAGACAAGCCGGAACCGGGGGTCCTCGAACACGCCTTCGTTCAGATCGGCGAAGCAGTCGCGGGCCGCATCGCGGATGCTCGGGTTCAGTTCCACGCAGTGGATCTGCTCCAGGTCGTCCAGCGAACTCAGGACTCTGCTGGAGTGCCCGCTGCCGAGGCCGATCTGCAGGGCACGCTTCGGCATCCGCCCGTGCATCGACTCGTAGAGCAGCAGCGGAAGCGCCGCCTGCGCGATCTGGTTCGTCTTCACGGTCCGCTCCGACCCGGCCACGTCGCGCGCATCGACCACGAGCGACCGATAGCCTTCGAACCACTGGCAGACCCACACGGTCGCCTCGGTCCCCTCGTCGTAGTGGATCACCTCGGTGACGCGGTCGCGCATGTAGCGACTCGGCACATAGAGGTGCTGCCGCGGGATCACCGCGTAGAGGACGAGCGCCGGCAACAGGGCGGCCGTCGCCCAGGCCAGCCGGCGGGACCGCGCGAGGTGCGGGTGCGCCAGAAGCACGGCAAGGCCGAGAACCAGGTTGACGGCGACCACGGCCAGGACGCTCGCCCGCATGCCCAGAAGCGGCACGAGGATGAAGCCGCCGGCAAAGGCCCCGAAGAGCGAGCCAATCGTGTCCAGGAAGCCGATGCGGCCGACCCGACGCCCGAGTTGCGACAGGTCGTTCGCGTAGATGCGGCCGACAACGGGAAACGTCATCCCCATCAGCGTCGTCGGCGCCAGCATCAGCACCATCAGCCACAGCGCCGTGGCGGCCACATCTGCAACCCATGCACCTGGAAGGCCGAGCAGCATCATCACGCGATAGGGCGAGACCTTGAACAGCGGCAGAAGGGCGAGGGCCGACAGCCCGATGGCGAACTCGATGCCCGCGAGCCACAGGAAGGGGTCCCGGCAGCGGTCGATCACACGAACCATCAAAAGACTGCCCAGCGCCAGGCCGGCCACCGACGTGGCGGCCACCAGGCTGAACGCGTAGACCGAGACCACGCTTCCCATGCCCGCCAGGATGCGCGTCCAGACGACCTCATACGCAAGCGACGTGAAGCCCTCGATCCCGAACACGGCCAGGGCCAGCACCACCGCGTAGTGCGGATACCGGACCCCCGAGGGGGCGGAGGCCGCCTCGGCAGAGGGCGTCGGCCGGCCCGAAGGCTCCTCACGGCCTTCCCGACCGAGCGCTCCGACCGCGAACGCCGCCACCCCGACCCCGATGCTGACGGCGGCGGCCAGCAGCGAACTCCCCCGCACCCCGAGCGCCTGGATCAGCACGAACCCGGCCGCCAGCGCGCCCGCCACGGCACCGCAGTTGTTGGCCGCGTACAGCCGCCCCAGATCCGACGCGACATGGTCCACCCGCCGGACGAGCGCCCTGGCCAGAACCGGCAGGGTGGCGCCCATCAGGACCGTCGGGACGATGAGCGTCATGAAGGCGAGCGCGAAACGGAGGATACTGAAGACGTAGAAGCTCATCTCCCACTGGCGGTACATGAGGATGAACAGCCCGCGCATCCCCATGAGGAGCACCGGGAACAGGAGCGCATAGGCCCCGATGCCGATCTCCAGCAGGCCGAACAGCCGCAACGGCGAGTCCACCCGGTCGACCACGCGCCCGCCGCCCCAGCTCCCGAGCGCCAGCCCGCCCATGAAGGAGCTGAGCACGGTGGCCACCGCCAGACTGGTCACACCGAACACCAGGCTCATCTGGCGAACCCAGACCACCTGGTAGACGAGCGCGCAGAAGCCCGAGAGGAAGAACATCGAGAGCAGGATGCGCCGCATGCAGCCTCCTGAGATGACCCTCCACGCCCCGTCGCACACACCGGCCGCCGGAGAACCGGCCGGGCGGCGTTATGATAGGCGTTCCGCCCCCCTCTTGGCAATACGGAATATCCGGACCCGTGCGTGGCACCCGCTTCGCGTGGCCGGGCAGCCGCACGCAGGCCGGTCGTCACACGCGCCCGCGGGGATGCGAAGGCGAGAGGGGGCCGACAGGACGGGAGTTGCGGCGGATTGGGGCGGGTCGCGGCGCGTCAGCCGCGCAATCCTCCGAGCAGGTCCCTGAACGGCCGGCTGCTGGCACCGTCGGAAGCGCCGTCGGCCCGGCGGCCGTCGGTGCCGCTTCCGCCCTTCTGCTTCGGTCCACCGGGGCGCTTCTGCCGCCCCGGCTCCGGGTTGCTCCGCATCGAGAGCGCGATGCGCCGGCGTTCCTGGTCCACGTCCAGCACCGTGACGGTCACGGCCTGTCGCAGCTTCACGACCTCGGCGGGCAGACGGACGAACCGATCGGCCAGCTCGCTGACGTGGACCAGCCCGTCCTGATGCACGCCGACGTCGACAAAGGCCCCGAAGTTCGTGATGTTCGTCACGATGCCGGGCAGCCGCATGCCCGGGCGCAGGTCCTCGAGCGTCCGCACGTCGGCGAACTGGAACGGCTCGAAGGCCTTGCGCGGGTCCCGCCCCGGCCTGGCCAGCTCCTCGAGGATGTCGCGCAGCGTCGGCATCCCGATGCCGTCGCCGACGTAATGCTCCGGCACGATGCGGGCGCGCAGTCCGGGGTCGGCCATCAGGTCGCGGACCGAGCAGTCGAGGTCCCGAGCCATGGCCTCCACGACGTGGTAGCTGTCGGGATGCACGGCGCTGCCGTCCAGCGGGTCGTCCGCGTCGCGGATGCGCAGGAAGCCGGCGGCCTGCTGATAGGTCTTCGGGCCGACGCCGGGCACGTCCTGGAGTTCGCGACGGGAGCGGAACGGGCCGCGCTGATTGCGCACGTCGACGATGGTCTGCGCCAGTTTCGGCCCCAGGCCGGACACGTAGGTCAGGAGCTGCCTGCTCGCGGTATTCACGTCCACCCCGACGCTGTTGACGCAGTGGACGACCACGTCCTGCAGGCTCTGGCGCAGGGCCGCCTGGTCCACGTCGTGCTGATACTGGCCGACGCCCACGGATTTGGGGTCGATCTTGACGAGTTCCGACAGAGGGTCCAGCATGCGTCGCCCGATCGAGACCGTGCCGCGCACAGTCAGGTCCAGGTCGGGGAACTCCTCCCGAGCGACTTCGGAGGCGGAGTAGACCGACGCCCCGCTCTCGTCGACCATGGCGACGAGGATGTCGCCGCGCAGTCCCGCAGAGCGCACGAACGCCTCCGTCTCGCGTCCGGCCGTGCCGTTGCCCACGGCGATGGCCTCCGTGCCGAACCGCTCGCAGAGGGCATTCAGGGTGAGGGCCGCCTCCGCGCGCTGCCGGTCGCCCGAATGCGGGAAGATCGTCTCATGGTGAATCAGGCGGCCCTGGGCGTCCAGGCAGGCGACCTTGCACCCGGTGCGGAAGCCCGGATCGATGGCCAGGATGCGCTTCGGCCCGAGTGGCGGGGCCAGCAGGAGCTGCCGCAGGTTGTCAGCAAAGACCCGGATCGCCTCGGCATCGGCCGCCTTCTTCGTAGCCAGGCGCATCTCCGTTTCCATCGAGAGCGACAGGAGGCGTTTGTAGCCGTCCTCCACGGCGGCCCGCACCTGCTCGGCGCACGGACTGCGCCCCCTGACGAACAGCCGGCAGAGCAGGTCCAGGGCCTCCTCCTCGGGCGGGGCGATCCGCAGGTAGAGGAAGCCTTCCTCCTCTCCCCTGCGCATAGCCAGCACACGGTGGCCGGCCGCCCGGGCGGCGGGTTCTTCCCACTCGTAGTAGTCCCTGAACTTCGCGCCTTCCTTCTCCTTGCCGCTGACCACGCGGGAACGGAT is a window of Candidatus Brocadiaceae bacterium DNA encoding:
- a CDS encoding ATP-binding protein produces the protein MRRMVEQELLRWKESERRKPLIVRGARQVGKTYSIERLGRDSFDGVVRVDLERNRDWHRVFEGNLAAQSIVSELEVLTNSKIAPGETLLFFDEIQSCPRAITALRYFFEELPELHVVAAGSLLEFGLAEISFPVGRVQFLEMHPMTFAEYLWAIGKDKAAEVVLGEPSKTPDAVHTMLLDELRRYCFVGGMPEAVGTYAESQSMQDAFEVHRELCDTFREDFSKYAARSDPDCLNATLSGVARNVGQQVRYSRLAEGHAHTTAKRAFNLLCRARVVNKVPSATPSGLPLGAKESAARFKAIMVDIGLWQHRCGMKVEEEYAKKDLLDVYRGAMAEQFVGQEMMVSQTSDLHYWAREAKGSTAEVDYLAVVDGSIYGVEVKSGPAGRLRSLHVMLENYPTCRGGLVFSTGPYGELPGQKLTFIPLYFAHSATRQRASV
- a CDS encoding sugar phosphate isomerase/epimerase; translated protein: MADFTIGAQLYSVRQFTKTIEGVRETLEKVARIGYRCVQVSGFGPVDMAEVARICRDNGLDVGSTHTGWNRFTDSLDELIEEHQVLGCRHPAIGGLPGDYRSADGVRRFLDELGPIAARLSEVGMDFSYHNHNHELARVNGETWLGMVCRESSPDVLKMELDTYWIQAGGGDPAEWIRRCAGREPVVHFKDMCVTPEREQRFAEIGEGNLNWPAIIEACRQGGVEYAMIEQDNCYDRDPFESLGISYRNLVDMGLK
- a CDS encoding mechanosensitive ion channel, translating into MLQISRTRSRQTPVLLLLALAVLCPLAAGAADVSGEATRPALERDQVEAERAALEARIKDVEGAEIEEEVRQRQLAPLLQLRQVLADTLTHLDAIERHRARASQSRQEREGAAARLEALKAGSAVPAVPAEPQVPPDASLAQLEQAAAQVDADLAAAGRALADVDAQLQRRTDRRKLVPDRIAEVSGQLEDVNGQLAAPAPAEEPADLTAARIRSLGARGQALESELEALAEEIPSYDATREIVLTQRDRAAQRVAALERLSNAWNEIVNERRIRDAATEAARARREAARALPPLRALAEENERLARERTDPEGAAAGISRVLGLSERIDRQAQDLREELDGIKERVQLAGGFTRGIGLLLLRKRDELADLGRLRRDIRRHQEEMSRIALARVDIAEQRRADPESVFAGVMAGLDPGLSEADREVIETQARQLLQTRREYLDALTGDHDAYFARLGELLKSERALLGVSELYQRYIDEHILWVQSAPSLGGTTLPHAVQAVRGFLAPAGWAAVGGALLADVRRHPVTVGFAVLILIAFLLSRRPLRRRLVALGEAVQGAQRTRFAPTLRALLVSLLLAARWPALLLFLSWRLAADAGLPEFVYAVSYGLRSAALMLLVAASARALCQKGGLADRHFRMRTEARQVLFRHLSWFAAAAPSLAFVFFALQRQGNEVWAQSLGRLAFMLGLLALSALSILLLRPGGQVMQAALARRRGGWLDRLRTIWLIVGAGVPLAIAALAGFGYYYSAQQLQRRLHGSILLLLGTLLVGGLLSRWLLVVRMRLVLKRVQQERQKEADSTGPAAESARDGSVPVAREEEEESVYSLGLQTMQLLRFLVTFALVVGLWLVWADVLPALNVLKGAVLWNTEVAGETVPITLGSVAFAALAVLLTVIASKNLPALLEIAILQNLRMDRGVRFAVTSLTRYTISIIGVVVAFGAIGIGWAKVQWLIAAMTFGLGFGLQEIFANFVSGLVIIFERPMRVGDTVTVGDTTGTVTRIRIRATTILDWDRREMIVPNKEFITGRLVNWTLSDTTHRLHFPVGIAHGSDTRLAEQTLLRLAREDPDVMEDPAPAVVFRGFVDSALDFELRLFIPSMEVYGAVWHRMNMAIDDAFRKEGIEIAFPQHDVHIRSVDVPFPVDMAHPPEREDQ
- a CDS encoding fused MFS/spermidine synthase; this translates as MRRILLSMFFLSGFCALVYQVVWVRQMSLVFGVTSLAVATVLSSFMGGLALGSWGGGRVVDRVDSPLRLFGLLEIGIGAYALLFPVLLMGMRGLFILMYRQWEMSFYVFSILRFALAFMTLIVPTVLMGATLPVLARALVRRVDHVASDLGRLYAANNCGAVAGALAAGFVLIQALGVRGSSLLAAAVSIGVGVAAFAVGALGREGREEPSGRPTPSAEAASAPSGVRYPHYAVVLALAVFGIEGFTSLAYEVVWTRILAGMGSVVSVYAFSLVAATSVAGLALGSLLMVRVIDRCRDPFLWLAGIEFAIGLSALALLPLFKVSPYRVMMLLGLPGAWVADVAATALWLMVLMLAPTTLMGMTFPVVGRIYANDLSQLGRRVGRIGFLDTIGSLFGAFAGGFILVPLLGMRASVLAVVAVNLVLGLAVLLAHPHLARSRRLAWATAALLPALVLYAVIPRQHLYVPSRYMRDRVTEVIHYDEGTEATVWVCQWFEGYRSLVVDARDVAGSERTVKTNQIAQAALPLLLYESMHGRMPKRALQIGLGSGHSSRVLSSLDDLEQIHCVELNPSIRDAARDCFADLNEGVFEDPRFRLVFQDARTFVLAEDARYDLITNDAFHPIVAGCAGLYSRDFFALCRQRLAEDGIMSVWMPLWHLSVDDLRMMARSFREVFPHATLWYVPNSPTRHAVLIGTPGRLRIDLERFCARVSDPALQQHLATVDIGDPYVLLSSLLMDEFALERFCREARVNSDNHPLLEYSAPRMARRGHQTTVREVVFAMAQGRRSILPYLTGLGATPDRVAAVEERASLHYEVAGHLLHGFLLFEDGHRSEARRLAERAYALDPDGPSTRLLLARCRCWDAHELASLGRFDDGIRMCREAIALRPDHLAAYMQSAKIHASRRQYGEAISALQAALEKAPRYLAGRLFLSQILYADGRTDEARTELQRLLEDVPDSAFVRRSLQMLR
- a CDS encoding RNA-binding transcriptional accessory protein, which encodes MAGTHATLIGSELAVNAGAVAATAALLDEGATVPFIARYRKEATGSLDEVAIAAIRDRLQQLRDLDKRRDAVLKSVQEQGKLTDRLRESFAAAATLADLEDLYLPYRPKRRTRAQMARQRGLEPLADLLLLQQDGADPVREAGAFVDAEKGVESAEEALAGARDIIAERVSEDGDARAQMRELFKAKATIRSRVVSGKEKEGAKFRDYYEWEEPAARAAGHRVLAMRRGEEEGFLYLRIAPPEEEALDLLCRLFVRGRSPCAEQVRAAVEDGYKRLLSLSMETEMRLATKKAADAEAIRVFADNLRQLLLAPPLGPKRILAIDPGFRTGCKVACLDAQGRLIHHETIFPHSGDRQRAEAALTLNALCERFGTEAIAVGNGTAGRETEAFVRSAGLRGDILVAMVDESGASVYSASEVAREEFPDLDLTVRGTVSIGRRMLDPLSELVKIDPKSVGVGQYQHDVDQAALRQSLQDVVVHCVNSVGVDVNTASRQLLTYVSGLGPKLAQTIVDVRNQRGPFRSRRELQDVPGVGPKTYQQAAGFLRIRDADDPLDGSAVHPDSYHVVEAMARDLDCSVRDLMADPGLRARIVPEHYVGDGIGMPTLRDILEELARPGRDPRKAFEPFQFADVRTLEDLRPGMRLPGIVTNITNFGAFVDVGVHQDGLVHVSELADRFVRLPAEVVKLRQAVTVTVLDVDQERRRIALSMRSNPEPGRQKRPGGPKQKGGSGTDGRRADGASDGASSRPFRDLLGGLRG